ATCTGTCTGCGTATCTGTTGTTTGTGCGGTTTGAATAGATTCCCATAAACGATAGTTAGCAATACCTAATGTCGTAATTGCAGCTATGGCGATCACACCTAAAATTTTGTTCCAGGGTAATTTAGACTTTGAAGTTACAGTACTTTCTGAGTTGCTAGCGGTCGAAAGTGCTGCTTGTGTATTTGCTGTCTGAGAACTAGCTGCTATTAAAATACGATCGCGAAGGGTCGCCGTCGGCGTTACTTCTGGAGGAGCGTAAGCCAAATCTAAAGCTTCTTGCATAGCTGTAACCTGCTCTATTAAATCAGGATTTTCGGTTAGCATTTCTTTAAATAGTAAAGCTTCGGCAGGACTTAAGTTGCCTAATACATAGCCCGAAACTAATAATTGTTCGCATTCTGGAGGTAGTGTTGACATGATGTTATGACTGCCTCCTAGGATTTGTCAGAGCCAGACGTAATTTAAGTAAGCCACGACGGGTTCTCGACTTCACCGTTCCTAATGCAGTACTTAGTCTCGTAGCAATTTCTGACTGGCTTAATCCTTGATAGTACGCCATTCTTAATACTTCTCTTTCTTCGGTTGATAGCTGTTCTAAAGCCTTTAAGACTTCTTGCGATCGCTCTAGTTGAGCAACCTCTTCCATGGGACTTCCAGACAACAATTGCTCATTTTGATTTGCTGCTTGATGGCGAAGTTTTTGTTGTCTTCTAGTGCGGGTTCTGAGGCGATCTAAGGCACGCGATCGCGTTAAGATTCTTAAGTATGTGCGTAAACTCCCTCGCTGAGGATCGTAAGCAGAATTCTTAGTCAGACTTAGAAAAACATCTTGAGTCAAGTCTTCTGCTTCGGCTGTATTAGCTAGTAAATGCAACGCTATCCCATAAACCAAGGTGGCATGGCGATCGTACAAAGTAGCTAGAGCATCGGTTTCTCCATTTTGCAGCCGCAAAAACAAGTCTGCATCAGTCTGATTGGGATTCTCATCCTCAAAATAATGACTGGAGGGTTCAGGAGACATATGTAACGATTAAGAAATATGGCATTGTTACATAATATCTTTTCTTGGCGTTGCACAGTTAAAATATGATAAATGCTATTAACTATGCAGTGTCCTAAATGCGAATCAAAGAAAACAGTCAAAAATGGTCGGCGCAAAAGTAAGCACCCTCGACACTTCCTTCAAGTCGGTGAAAGCCAAGGCGCGTTTTGGGGTGAATATTCACACACGGCGCGTTTGGCGAGACAGCCTTGCAGGAACGGCGGCTTATGAAACTTCATACTCAACAGGCGAGTGGAATAGCGCTTGGGTCTGTTGCGCGGCTTCCCCGCGTTGAAGAACTGAACAAAGACAGCTTGGGTTTCCCAAGCATTTCCTCGCCTCAAAACGCGCCTTGGCTTTCCCTCCGCAGACGAACGAAGGACTTGTACGCACGTACTTGTACGCACGTACTGTCGAGGGCGGCTCAGAGTATTCTGTCCCAACAGGCGAGTGGAACAAGCGGTCAGACCCCCTTCGGGTTCGTGCCTTTGCTCAAGTCGGGGAACCCTTTCAGCATTTGCTCATGGGGGAAACCCCCAAGACCGCAATGCTTCACCGCGTCGCCGTCACAAAGGCTTTAGCCGCATGTAGTCAGACCCCGCCTCGGCGTAAGACGCAAGGGAATGCTGACTTAGCAAGGGAACGCTGACCAAGACAGCCCCCGTTTAGGGGGCGTTTCCTCGCCTCAAAAACTGCCGTTTGCAACGCAAGTGTCTCACCAACGCAACTGCTTCACCGCAACGGTTTGGTCTCGCCAAACGCGCCGTACAAAGAGGAGACACGGACTCGGATGCAAGCTCCGAGTAGTAAGTGCCGTCGACTGTCGAGGGCGAGTTTAAGACTCCGACCTCGACAGTCGTCACGGGGCGATCGCCCCATCGTCTGCGAAGCAGACTTGTGAAGCTTCGCTTCAGGTATTAAGTAGAGTTCAAGACTCTATTTAATTGGTACTAGCAAGCGTGGTACCCAGCGCACCAGACTAATTACTTATTTATTATCCTTTATTTTGACTGTACGGGGCTTGAATTCGATACCAATATCGTAACTTCTTTTGAATTTGGAAAACTTAGATTGCCCTGAAAAGAA
This DNA window, taken from Pleurocapsa sp. FMAR1, encodes the following:
- a CDS encoding sigma-70 family RNA polymerase sigma factor, which encodes MSPEPSSHYFEDENPNQTDADLFLRLQNGETDALATLYDRHATLVYGIALHLLANTAEAEDLTQDVFLSLTKNSAYDPQRGSLRTYLRILTRSRALDRLRTRTRRQQKLRHQAANQNEQLLSGSPMEEVAQLERSQEVLKALEQLSTEEREVLRMAYYQGLSQSEIATRLSTALGTVKSRTRRGLLKLRLALTNPRRQS
- a CDS encoding anti-sigma factor; the protein is MSTLPPECEQLLVSGYVLGNLSPAEALLFKEMLTENPDLIEQVTAMQEALDLAYAPPEVTPTATLRDRILIAASSQTANTQAALSTASNSESTVTSKSKLPWNKILGVIAIAAITTLGIANYRLWESIQTAQTTDTQTDTQSDQLTYLLKSEDAAKKSTAKLVVSPDRLNATLNVNNLPPLPPEKAYALWTVVGKDVPYTTDEKGAILTAVFQVNDSGYFAQEIAVPQPYLEPKTIKIVAITVEDVSAPQAHQGSILMSTQNN